The genomic DNA TGATCAAAACGTCGTACCACGATCCGCTCGACGACCTCGTCCAGTTTCGACACATCCAACACCTGATGGCTACGCGAATCGATGTCACCCCGGACGGAGACGAACACCACATAGTTGTGCCCGTGCCCGTTGGGATTGTTGCATTTGCCGAAGATCGTTCGATTGTCTGGCGCCGACAGTTGATCGGTATGCAGACGATGGGCGGCGCAAAACCGATATCGCCGCGTGACGGTAGCCTGTGACATTCGAAATCTCACCCCGACAGACGGATATAATGAACAAGCCGGGAGGGCTACCCGTTAGAAAGGGAGCCACTCCCGGCTTGATGGTTCACTCAACACCCGACAGTCCGGCCATGCACCCGAACGTCTTATGCACTGAAGGAGCTGCCACACCCACAAGTGGTCTTCGCTTGCGGATTCTTGATGGAGAATCCAGATCCCTGCAAGCTATCGACATAATCAACTTCCGCTCCCTGCAGCAGCGGGGCGCTCTGGGAATCCATGATGACCTTCACGTCGCCCTTTTCAATGACGGTATCGTCATCAGCCATTTTCGACTCAAACGCCATGCCATACTGATAGCCGTGGCATCCTCCGCCGCGAACGTAAATTCGCAGACCAACGACGTCTTTTTCTTCCGTCATGAGTTCTTTTATTTTCTGCTCGGCCAGTTGCGTAATCGTTACCATCTTTGTTCCTCCTTCTGGTCTACGTGTTCGGCACGTTGTCTTACTCTACCATCTCGCGGGAACTTACGGAAGCCCAGCCCCTCTTTTCTCAACTTGGCTCGACGACGCAGCCGTCGATGGCGCCCACTTGGTCTCAGGGACCCTGACGACGACGTCCCCCAGCACCCGGGCTTGGCATCCAAGCCGATGCCACGGTTCAGAAAGCGCCTCTCGATCTAACAAATCCTGTTCATCGAAGTCGATTTCAGACAAATTGTCCCCGCCGACTTGAACCTCAACGCGGCATGTTGTGCACGAGGCATTGCCGCCGCAATCATGATTGAGTTGGAAACCAAGTGCCTTGGCCGCTTCCAGCAACGTGAGATTTGCGTCGACTTCCCCGCTGCGTCCCAGCGGATGGAGAAAGCTCACATGCGGCATGCCACCATTCCTCTAGCTCTTGATCCCGGCCCCGGTGTGCGCAGGCCGAAACGGACAACGCTGTAGTCGGATGTGCTCTTCAAATTCATGCTGGAACAACCGGAGGCTGCTTTGCACCAACACGGCGGCTCCGGTAATGAGTGTACAATACCCTGTTCCCTTAACGAATCCACAGAGTTGCAGGAGTGAGTCGAGATCCTTCCGGCTCCCCTCACCCCGTTCGATCTTCTCCATGAGGGTCGCGAGGTTGATCGTGCCCATCCGGCAGGGAGGACATTGCCCACAGCTTTCCCCTTTGAAGAAATTGGAGTACTTGAGGGTGGCCGCGACCATGCACGTGGCGTCATCAATCACGATCGTTCCGGCTGAACCCAGCCCGGTCCCCGCCTTCTTGAGCGAATCGAAATCCATCGGCAAATCCAGTTGGTCCGCCGTGACCATCGAGAATGCCGGTCCTCCGGGAAACACCGCCTTGATCTTGCGGCCGTTCGGAACGCCTCCGCCGCACGTCTCAATCAGGTCCCGAATCGTCACGCCCATCGGCATTTCATACACACCAGGCCGATTCACCGAACCACTGAGCGAAAAGAGCATGGTGCCGGGACATTTCTCCGTACCGACCTGCGTGAACCATGCGGCCCCATTCTTCAAAATCTGCGGGATATTGCACAGGGTTTCGACGTTATTTACCAAGGTCGGCTTCCCGTACAGGCCGAAATCGGTCGGATAAAATGGCGGCTTCTGTCGGGGCATGGCCGGACGCCCTTGCATCGATTCCAGCATCGCCGTCTCTTCTCCCGCCACATAGCTGCCGTGGCCAGAGAACACCTCCAGATCCAGGTCGACACCCGTGCCCAGAATATTTTTTCCCAACAGGCCACGCTCACGGGCCTGCGCAATGGCTTTCCTCAGATTCGCTTCTTCTTCCTCATACTCATGGTTCACATAAATATACGAGGCCTTGGCATTGACGGTGCGGGAGGCAATCAGGCAACCCTCAATGAGTTGATGAGGAATATGTTTCAGGAGGTGACGATCCTTAAAGGTGCCTGGCTCGTGCTCACCGGCATTGCAGACGAAATACCGCTCCTGTACCCGATGATTGAGCACCTTGTCCCACTTGATACCGGTGGGGAATCCTGCTCCGCCCCGTCCGCGCAGACCGGCTTTCTTGATTTCGCCGACCACATCGGCTGGCGTAAGCTCTTTCAGACACTTTCGCCATGCGTCGTAGCCGCCGGTTTTCAGGTAGGGATCGATTTCCCAGGGCGCCCCATCAAGCTTCTGCAATACCCGTGGTTGAGGTAGGGTCACGTTGTTCCCTTTCGGGGGTCACACCCCCAATATTAGCCGGGAGTTACTATACGGCTGCACTTGAAGGGCCGTCAAGCCACGTTCGCCTGATTAGGCCTGAATCTCAATCAGTTAGGCTGATGGACCTACAAGGAACTAGGCCAAAGACTTGTCGGAACCGGCAGAGAACTTCCGGCTCACGCGAAAACAAGAAAAAGGGGACTGATCATCCTTGCAGGACAACCAATCCCCATCATTTCTATCTCAGACGCGTACTACTTCAGGTGACTCCCCGCGCCCATGAAGAACAGCATCGGGATAGACAACAGAAAGTTGATGCGGGAGGCATACAAGGCGGTCTTCCCCCACTGGGCCATCTCCGGCGGAGCCGGTGTGCCCTGCGCGGCGGCAGCCACCGCCGCAATCACCTTCTTCTGATTCGGCCAAATAATGCCATGCACGTTGCCCATCATAATGATGCCGAGCAATCCGCCGATGCCCAACGCAATGGCCCCGGTGCCCCCCTTCGCATAGAGGTAGCCGTAAAGCACGATACCCGCCAGCACGGTCACCGTGGCGCCGTGGCGAAACCAATTCAACGCCGCAGGCATCAGCTTCGGAATGACAATGTTCTTCGTCGGTCCATCCAGGCTCTTGAGAAAGCCCGCATTGATCAAGTTGAAGAAATACAAGAGTCCAATCCAGGTAATCCCGGCCAGGAAATGGACCCAGCGAACGACCAGCCCGAACCAGTCGGCCTCGCCTGCTCCCACTCCCGCCATCCCCAGATAGACGACTATCAATCCGACAGCGAGCGCCACACCTGCGCCCAAT from Nitrospira sp. includes the following:
- the erpA gene encoding iron-sulfur cluster insertion protein ErpA, which encodes MVTITQLAEQKIKELMTEEKDVVGLRIYVRGGGCHGYQYGMAFESKMADDDTVIEKGDVKVIMDSQSAPLLQGAEVDYVDSLQGSGFSIKNPQAKTTCGCGSSFSA
- a CDS encoding 6-carboxytetrahydropterin synthase, whose protein sequence is MSQATVTRRYRFCAAHRLHTDQLSAPDNRTIFGKCNNPNGHGHNYVVFVSVRGDIDSRSHQVLDVSKLDEVVERIVVRRFDHQDLNRDPEFASQTTTGENLVLLIWDLLVNELPAGQLVKVGVIETRDNYFEYSGSAARARAEDGVRHG
- a CDS encoding urate hydroxylase PuuD: MAGVGAGEADWFGLVVRWVHFLAGITWIGLLYFFNLINAGFLKSLDGPTKNIVIPKLMPAALNWFRHGATVTVLAGIVLYGYLYAKGGTGAIALGIGGLLGIIMMGNVHGIIWPNQKKVIAAVAAAAQGTPAPPEMAQWGKTALYASRINFLLSIPMLFFMGAGSHLK
- a CDS encoding (2Fe-2S)-binding protein, coding for MPHVSFLHPLGRSGEVDANLTLLEAAKALGFQLNHDCGGNASCTTCRVEVQVGGDNLSEIDFDEQDLLDREALSEPWHRLGCQARVLGDVVVRVPETKWAPSTAASSSQVEKRGAGLP
- the nuoF gene encoding NADH-quinone oxidoreductase subunit NuoF; the encoded protein is MTLPQPRVLQKLDGAPWEIDPYLKTGGYDAWRKCLKELTPADVVGEIKKAGLRGRGGAGFPTGIKWDKVLNHRVQERYFVCNAGEHEPGTFKDRHLLKHIPHQLIEGCLIASRTVNAKASYIYVNHEYEEEEANLRKAIAQARERGLLGKNILGTGVDLDLEVFSGHGSYVAGEETAMLESMQGRPAMPRQKPPFYPTDFGLYGKPTLVNNVETLCNIPQILKNGAAWFTQVGTEKCPGTMLFSLSGSVNRPGVYEMPMGVTIRDLIETCGGGVPNGRKIKAVFPGGPAFSMVTADQLDLPMDFDSLKKAGTGLGSAGTIVIDDATCMVAATLKYSNFFKGESCGQCPPCRMGTINLATLMEKIERGEGSRKDLDSLLQLCGFVKGTGYCTLITGAAVLVQSSLRLFQHEFEEHIRLQRCPFRPAHTGAGIKS